Proteins encoded within one genomic window of Macrobrachium nipponense isolate FS-2020 chromosome 8, ASM1510439v2, whole genome shotgun sequence:
- the LOC135223116 gene encoding ATP-dependent DNA helicase PIF6-like codes for MGARAVGLTGLRFGTEMGFHPGKVATYDREPGNPWEHGFSKCLLAPPSSEGFKRLQFPVRLAFAMTINKAQGQSLRVAGINLEQPCFSHRQLYVACSRVGSPEHLFILSLEGKTKNIVYQKALQ; via the exons atgggcgcccgggctgtcggtctgacgggactgagattcggaacagagatgggtttccaccctgGGAAGGTTGCGACCTACGATAGGGAGCCCGGAAACCCCTGGGAGCATGGGTTCTCGAAATGTTTACTCGCCCCCCCATCCTcagaagg tttcaagcgCCTTCAGTTCCCAGTCAGGTTGGCTTTTGCCATGACTATCAATAAAGCCCAGGGACAGTCTCTCAGAGTGGCTGGCATCAACTTGGAGCAACCTTGCTTTTCTCACAGGCAGCTTTATGTGGCGTGCTCAAGAGTGGGCTCTCCGGAACACCTGTTCATTTTGTCATtggaaggaaaaacaaagaacatagtcTACCAAAAGGCTCTCCAGTGA